In the genome of Streptomyces lydicus, the window TCTCGGGTGACCATGCCGCCACCGGCTGGTCCTCTCCCGCCGGCTGGAGTTCGTGCTCCTCATCGGTCCGCAGGGAGCGTTCCGCCGTCAATTGCCCCCGCAGTTGCTTCTTCATCACGTCATCCCGGGCGGGGCCGGTCTTGTCCGTGCCGTGTTCCATGACCATGGGTGCCTCCGGCTCTGCGAGTCGTACAGACCCGACGCGTTACTCCCAGTTTCCCTGGTCCCCCGGCCGTAACAACCCGAAGGCGTCCTTCACCACCCGGTACCACCGGGCGGGGGCCTTTTCCCCCGCGCACACGGAAATCATCCGGGCATACGCGCAACGTGACGGCAGACGCATATGCCCGCCATGCATATGGCTTTCGGGAACGGGAATTCGTAAGGCACACCAGCCCCATAACGGCATACCGATGACACCGGCCGCACACCGATGACAGCCCACCACCACGGGTGAATCCGCGGAATCCGAGGAAGCCAAGGAGGCAGCGCCATGCGACTCTCGCTCCTGAAACCGGTCATCAACCGGCCGGGCCCCTGGGCATCCGTCTATGCCACCGTCCCGCTCAGTACCGAGGACGCCGCAAAGCAGCAAGAGTTGACGGCGAGCGCCACCACCGCGCAGCTGTTCGCGCTCGGCGCGGACGAGGCCACCTGCGGTGCCGTGCACGAGGCCCTGCTCATGCCGCAGGAAGGCAGTCGCGGGGCGCACGCCGGACGGGTGCTGTTCGCCGCCCACGGTGAGATCGTGCTCGACACACCGCTCCCCGGGCCCCCGGCCACCCCCTTTGCGGCCTGGGGCCCGGTCCCCAGGGTCACCCCCTGGCTGGCGGCCATCGGCGACGACCCCGTCTGCCTGGTGGTCCGTCTCGACCGGACCGGGGCGGACTTCGCCCTCGTCGGCGAACGGGGCGCCGCGCACACCGGTCGGCACAGCCGCGCCGCATCGCCCCTGCCCCCTACCGCCGCCGGCGACCCGTCCGAACGCCACTTCCGGACCAAGAAGGAGAACACCGGGGAAGACAGCGCCGGGGAGATCGCCGACGCGGTGCGCGAGGCCTTCGAGAAGAGCGGCGCCGAGGCCGTCGTCCTGGTCGGCGAGGCGCGCGAACGCCACCTGGTGCACGAGAAGCTGCCCGAACCGCTGCGTGCCCTCACCTACGAGAGTTCCCACGGCGGCCGTGCGCCCGGTGCCGAGAGCGCCCTGGTGGACCGGGACATCGCCCAGGTCAGAGCGGTACAGGAGCGCGAACACATCGCGCAGGTGGCGGACCGCTTCCGCACCGGCGCCGGCCCCGGGAACGAGAGCGCCCCGCACGCCGCGGCCGGTATCCCCGCCCTGATCGAGGCGGCGCGGGAACACCGGATCGACACCCTGCTGGT includes:
- a CDS encoding Vms1/Ankzf1 family peptidyl-tRNA hydrolase, coding for MRLSLLKPVINRPGPWASVYATVPLSTEDAAKQQELTASATTAQLFALGADEATCGAVHEALLMPQEGSRGAHAGRVLFAAHGEIVLDTPLPGPPATPFAAWGPVPRVTPWLAAIGDDPVCLVVRLDRTGADFALVGERGAAHTGRHSRAASPLPPTAAGDPSERHFRTKKENTGEDSAGEIADAVREAFEKSGAEAVVLVGEARERHLVHEKLPEPLRALTYESSHGGRAPGAESALVDRDIAQVRAVQEREHIAQVADRFRTGAGPGNESAPHAAAGIPALIEAAREHRIDTLLVSPHGADIARQVWVGSDADQLAVRGTELSYLGEEHPAVARADDALVRSAAATGADIVVVRDPDRAPTGGLGAILRGTAQAGPE